A stretch of Cicer arietinum cultivar CDC Frontier isolate Library 1 chromosome 5, Cicar.CDCFrontier_v2.0, whole genome shotgun sequence DNA encodes these proteins:
- the LOC101498082 gene encoding uncharacterized protein, translating to MESGRRITVSPRPCCGRRIIAKKKTGRGGTVDGFVNSVKKLQRREISSKRDRAFSMTDAQERFRNIRLQEEYDTHDPKGPSSVVLPFLRKRSKIIEIVAAQDIVFALAQSGVCAAFSRETNQRICFLNVSPDEVIRSLFYNKNNDSLITVSVYASDSYSSLKCRSTRIEYIRRGKPDAGFALFESESLKWPGFVEFDDVNGKVLTYSAQDSIYKVFDLKNYTMLYSISDKNVQEIKISPGIMLLIFAKSSSHVPLKILSIEDGTVLKSFNHLLYRNKKVDFIEQFNEKLLVKQENENLQILDVRTFELTEVSRSEFMTPSAFIFLYENQLFLTFRNRTVAVWNFRGELVTSFEDHLLWHPDCNTNNIYITSDQDLIISYCKADSDDSLSEGNAGSINVSNILSGKCLAKIRASNSSPMDDKCSCCDSSSGGSCNSRKRKHVSKMRSTVAEALEDITALFYDEERNEIYTGNRHGLVHVWSN from the exons ATGGAAAGTGGGAGAAGAATCACGGTGAGCCCTAGGCCTTGCTGCGGCCGAAGAATTATTGCGAAGAAGAAGACCGGTCGCGGTGGAACGGTGGATGGCTTCGTCAACAGCGTTAAGAAGCTTCAGAGACGAGAAATTAGCTCAAAACGTGATCGCGCTTTTAGTATGACCGATGCTCAGGAGAGATTTCGCAATATTCGGTTGCAG GAAGAGTATGATACACATGATCCAAAAGGTCCTTCGTCTGTGGTGTTGCCATTTCTGAGAAAAAGATCAAAGATTATTGAGATTGTGGCAGCACAAGACATTGTTTTTGCTCTTGCACAATCTGGTGTTTGTGCAGCATTTAGCCGAG AAACCAATCAAAGGATATGCTTTTTGAATGTCAGTCCCGATGAAGTTATAAGGAGTCtcttttataacaaaaataatgacTCGCTTATCACAGTTTCTGTCTATGCATCAGACAGTTACAGTTCCTTGAAATGCAGAAGCACAAGGATTGA aTACATTAGGAGGGGTAAACCAGATGCTGGCTTTGCTCTTTTTGAATCCGAGTCTTTGAAGTGGCCAGGTTTTGTAGAGTTTGATGATGTAAATGGGAAGGTACTCACGTACTCTGCTCAGGATAG CATATACAAGGTATTTGACCTGAAAAACTATACGATGTTGTACTCCATTTCTGATAAAAATGTTCAGGAGATTAAGATCAG TCCGGGGATCATGTTGTTGATTTTTGCCAAATCAAGTAGCCATGTCCCACTTAAAATCCTTTCAATAGAAGATGGTACTGTTTTGAAATCGTTCAATCATCTCCTTTATCGGAATAAGAAGGTGGATTTTATCGAACAGTTCAATGAAAAGCTACTTGTCAAGCAAGAAAATGAAAACCTTCAAATTCTTGAC GTGCGGACTTTTGAGCTTACAGAAGTTAGCAGAAGTGAATTTATGACACCTTCAGCATTTATCTTTCTATATGAGAACCAATTATTCCTGACATTTCGGAATCGGACTGTGGCTGTGTGGAACTTCCGTGGAGAGCTTGTAACTTCTTTTGAGGACCACCTATTGTGGCATCCTGACTGTAATACAAACAACATATATATAACCAGTGACCAGGATCTTATCATATCCTACTGCAAAGCTGATTCTGACGATTCACTATCTGAAGGAAATG CGGGTTCCATCAATGTCAGCAACATTTTATCTGGCAAGTGTCTTGCCAAAATAAGAGCAAGCAATAGTTCTCCAATGGACGACAAATGCAGTTGCTGTGACAGTTCTTCAGGTGGAAGTTGTAATTCAAGAAAGCGAAAGCATGTCTCCAAAATGAGGAGCACAGTTGCCGAAGCCTTGGAAGATATTACTGCTCTTTTTTATGACGAAGAGCGCAATGAGATCTATACTGGTAATAGGCACGGTCTAGTTCATGTCTGGTCTAACTGA
- the LOC101498418 gene encoding cytochrome P450 714A1-like: MEEVFLVLAMKLASSLALVGIFSWILYSYGNLWYNSQRVRRKLRMQGIRGPPSSSFLHGNLPDMHRIKSQPIIFKPNDQFLAHDYSAALFPYFQHWRKQYGLVYTYSTGMKQHLYVNEPDLVKEMNQCITLDLGKPSYITNKLAPMLGNGILRANGHSWAQQRKLVAAEFFMDKVKGMVGLMIESAQPLLLKWEQIIEEQGGATAEVKVDADLRSFSADVISRVCFGHSYSKGKEVFSKLRTIQKIMSKHGFLFGQTGFLEKLKFRTKKQKEIRNLEKEIESLIWELVEERKRDCSSETSSSEKDLMQLLLEAATSDQSLGNDFSKQFIVDNCKNIYFAGHETTAVAASWCLMLLALYPEWQNRIRTEVAQHCPNGIPDADSLPLLKTVNMVIQEVLRLYPPAAFVSREAYEDIQIGNLNVPKGVCLWTLIPTLHREPEIWGPDCNEFKPERFSEGVSKACKFPQAYVPFGVGTRLCVGKNFAMVELKVVLALIVSKFSFSLSPSYKHSPAYNMIVEPGHGVYLLIQKNN, from the exons ATGGAGGAAGTGTTTTTGGTTCTGGCTATGAAATTAGCTTCTTCACTTGCTCTTGTGGGCATTTTCAGCTGGATACTTTATTCTTATGGAAATCTTTGGTATAACTCTCAAAGGGTTAGAAGGAAGCTACGAATGCAAGGTATTAGAGGGCCtccatcttcttcttttctACATGGGAATCTACCTGATATGCACAGAATCAAATCACAACCTATAATCTTCAAACCTAATGATCAGTTTTTAGCACACGATTACTCTGCTGCTCTGTTTCCATATTTTCAACACTGGAGGAAACAATACG GTCTAGTGTACACTTACTCTACAGGGATGAAGCAACACCTATATGTGAACGAACCGGATCTAGTGAAAGAAATGAACCAGTGTATCACTTTGGATTTGGGTAAGCCTTCTTATATAACAAACAAACTTGCACCAATGCTTGGCAATGGCATTTTGAGAGCCAATGGTCATAGTTGGGCGCAACAGAGGAAACTTGTTGCAGCTGAGTTCTTCATGGACAAAGTTAAG GGTATGGTGGGGCTTATGATAGAGTCAGCACAACCTTTACTACTAAAGTGGGAGCAAATTATTGAGGAGCAAGGTGGTGCTACAGCTGAAGTTAAAGTTGATGCTGATTTGAGGAGCTTTTCAGCTGATGTTATTTCAAGGGTTTGTTTTGGACATTCTTATTCCAAGGGAAAGGAAGTTTTCTCAAAGCTTAGAACCATCCAGAAGATCATGTCCAAACATGGCTTCCTTTTCGGCCAGACCGGTTTCCT GGAGAAGCTGAAATTTCGGACAAAGAAGCAAAAAGAGATAAGAAATTTGGAGAAAGAGATAGAGTCACTGATCTGGGAGTTAGTGGAGGAACGGAAGCGAGATTGCTCATCAGAGACATCATCGTCAGAAAAGGATCTGATGCAGTTACTGCTGGAAGCTGCCACGAGTGATCAAAGTCTAGGGAATGACTTCTCCAAACAATTCATTGTGGATAACTGCAAAAACATATACTTTGCTGGTCATGAAACTACTGCTGTTGCAGCTTCTTGGTGTTTGATGCTTCTTGCTTTATACCCTGAATGGCAAAATCGTATAAGGACAGAGGTAGCTCAACATTGTCCTAATGGTATACCAGATGCAGATTCTCTCCCTCTTTTGAAAACG GTAAACATGGTGATTCAAGAAGTGCTGCGTTTATACCCACCAGCAGCCTTTGTGTCAAGGGAGGCATATGAAGACATCCAAATTGGAAACCTGAATGTTCCAAAAGGTGTTTGCTTATGGACTTTAATCCCAACACTGCACAGAGAGCCTGAAATTTGGGGACCAGATTGCAATGAGTTTAAACCAGAAAGATTCAGTGAGGGTGTCTCTAAAGCTTGCAAGTTTCCACAAGCGTATGTTCCATTTGGAGTGGGTACTCGCTTGTGTGTGGGGAAGAACTTTGCAATGGTTGAACTAAAGGTTGTGCTAGCCCTTATTGTTTCCAAGTTCAGCTTCTCTCTATCTCCTAGTTATAAGCATTCTCCTGCATACAATATGATTGTAGAGCCAGGACATGGTGTATATCTTCTCATTCAGAAGAACAACTGA
- the LOC101498757 gene encoding GCN5-related N-acetyltransferase 3, chloroplastic, with product MAATGIASPHYTHIHVIQVSASKSMELKWVRTRITKTSHNNLLRPLLPLYISTDPRHVHPQHLQNLCSTCNHNLSISETEPVDINKLRIALSHSSVLVSVFCKPHHRDGLKPKSSSSVVDFFTPVSPYSDLLVGFGRAVSDCGLTASIYDVMVIPSLRRMGIGKMIVKKILRMLTNRDIYDIAALCSEDERLFFKACGFGGDILSSTTMMYTRTASSTTQEGESKP from the exons ATGGCGGCAACGGGAATTGCATCACCACACTACACTCACATACATGTAATACAAGTTTCCGCTTCGAAATCCATGGAATTGAAATGGGTAAGAACAAGAATCACTAAAACCTCACACAACAATCTTTTGAGACCCCTTCTCCCACTTTACATTTCCACTGACCCACGCCACGTCCATCCTCAACATCTTCAAAACCTCTGCTCCACTTGCAATC ACAACCTCAGCATCTCCGAAACCGAACCCGTCGATATAAACAAGCTCCGTATTGCTCTTTCTCACAGTTCTGTTCTTGTCTCTGTCTTTTGTAAACCACACCACCGTGACGGTTTAAAACCTAAATCTTCGTCTTCTGTGGTGGATTTCTTCACGCCGGTTTCTCCTTACAGCGATTTATTGGTGGGGTTTGGCCGTGCCGTTTCTGATTGTGGTCTCACTGCTTCTATTTACGATGTCAtg GTTATTCCATCCCTGCGGAGAATGGGAATTGGAAAAATGATTGTTAAAAAAATCCTGAG AATGCTTACAAATAGAGACATCTATGACATAGCAGCCCTTTGCTCAGAGGATGAGAG GTTGTTTTTTAAGGCTTGTGGATTTGGTGGTGACATTTTGAGCTCTACTACCATGATGTACACAAGAACTGCTTCATCGACAACCCAGGAAGGCGAGAGCAAACCGTAA
- the LOC101499080 gene encoding uncharacterized protein isoform X2, whose amino-acid sequence MGIIQVEFCLISAHGLHHSTSLWKRHWYAVGWIDHDSKYCTKVDDSGNANPVWRTKFAIPVDDSALNIRDLALNVEVYSIDPIFFKEKLHGSTTVGLKEFLVKQLKNSEVSMPKQKEVQSYQLRKRKSSKSRGFIDILICISNAEKELSSHTGSKEGTVLLDYGDNNQWTAQERLRQAYPQKQPKNHAHTNVPDSYSVPLTTTIYSDQYVGEQSYHAAAGPSYQPPRTRTPPPPSPPSNVGYIPTFLPRNDGLPPSFTDIPPSREEHGQKVPPGVALEITAEALAAGTVIFGDDFLPGFDVIPS is encoded by the exons ATGGGGATTATACAGGTCGAGTTCTGTTTGATATCTGCTCATGGACTGCATCATTCCACGTCACTGTGGAAGCGCCATTGGTATGCTGTTGGGTGGATTGATCATGACAGCAAATATTGCACCAAAGTTGATGATTCTGGGAACGCAAATCCTGTTTGGAGAACCAAGTTTGCTATTCCTGTTGATGACTCGGCACTGAACATCCGAGACTTGGCTTTGAATGTGGAAGTTTACAGTATAGACCCCATATTCTTCAAGGAAAAGCTTCATGGCTCAACAACGGTTGGTCTGAAAGAGTTTCTTGTCAAGCAATTAAAGAATTCCGAGGTGTCCATGCCAAAGCAAAAGGAGGTTCAGAGCTACCAATTGCGAAAGAGGAAATCCAGCAAATCGAGAGGTTTTATCGATATTTTGATTTGTATTTCGAATGCAGAGAAAGAACTAAGTTCTCACACAG GTAGCAAGGAAGGAACAGTGCTTTTAGATTACGGCGACAATAACCAGTGGACTGCACAGGAAAGATTAAGGCAGGCTTACCCGCAGAAGCAGCCAAAAAATCATGCACACACGAATGTGCCAGACTCCTATTCAGTGCCACTCACCACTACAATCTACTCTGATCAATATGTGGGTGAACAAAGCTACCATGCAGCAGCTGGACCAAGTTATCAACCACCAAGAACTAGAACTCCTCCTCCACCATCACCACCCTCTAATGTCGGTTACATTCCCACTTTTCTCCCAAGAAATGATGGCTTGCCTCCAAGCTTCACAGACATACCACCGTCTAGGGAAGAACACGGTCAAAAGGTGCCTCCAGGAGTTGCATTGGAAATAACTGCTGAGGCATTAGCAGCTGGTACTGTTATTTTTGGCGATGACTTCTTGCCAGGATTTGATGTCATACCATCGTAG
- the LOC101499080 gene encoding uncharacterized protein isoform X1: MGIIQVEFCLISAHGLHHSTSLWKRHWYAVGWIDHDSKYCTKVDDSGNANPVWRTKFAIPVDDSALNIRDLALNVEVYSIDPIFFKEKLHGSTTVGLKEFLVKQLKNSEVSMPKQKEVQSYQLRKRKSSKSRGFIDILICISNAEKELSSHTVGSKEGTVLLDYGDNNQWTAQERLRQAYPQKQPKNHAHTNVPDSYSVPLTTTIYSDQYVGEQSYHAAAGPSYQPPRTRTPPPPSPPSNVGYIPTFLPRNDGLPPSFTDIPPSREEHGQKVPPGVALEITAEALAAGTVIFGDDFLPGFDVIPS, from the exons ATGGGGATTATACAGGTCGAGTTCTGTTTGATATCTGCTCATGGACTGCATCATTCCACGTCACTGTGGAAGCGCCATTGGTATGCTGTTGGGTGGATTGATCATGACAGCAAATATTGCACCAAAGTTGATGATTCTGGGAACGCAAATCCTGTTTGGAGAACCAAGTTTGCTATTCCTGTTGATGACTCGGCACTGAACATCCGAGACTTGGCTTTGAATGTGGAAGTTTACAGTATAGACCCCATATTCTTCAAGGAAAAGCTTCATGGCTCAACAACGGTTGGTCTGAAAGAGTTTCTTGTCAAGCAATTAAAGAATTCCGAGGTGTCCATGCCAAAGCAAAAGGAGGTTCAGAGCTACCAATTGCGAAAGAGGAAATCCAGCAAATCGAGAGGTTTTATCGATATTTTGATTTGTATTTCGAATGCAGAGAAAGAACTAAGTTCTCACACAG TAGGTAGCAAGGAAGGAACAGTGCTTTTAGATTACGGCGACAATAACCAGTGGACTGCACAGGAAAGATTAAGGCAGGCTTACCCGCAGAAGCAGCCAAAAAATCATGCACACACGAATGTGCCAGACTCCTATTCAGTGCCACTCACCACTACAATCTACTCTGATCAATATGTGGGTGAACAAAGCTACCATGCAGCAGCTGGACCAAGTTATCAACCACCAAGAACTAGAACTCCTCCTCCACCATCACCACCCTCTAATGTCGGTTACATTCCCACTTTTCTCCCAAGAAATGATGGCTTGCCTCCAAGCTTCACAGACATACCACCGTCTAGGGAAGAACACGGTCAAAAGGTGCCTCCAGGAGTTGCATTGGAAATAACTGCTGAGGCATTAGCAGCTGGTACTGTTATTTTTGGCGATGACTTCTTGCCAGGATTTGATGTCATACCATCGTAG
- the LOC101499394 gene encoding uncharacterized protein isoform X2, which translates to MGSKKKRKEIAGIDQEDLVDPKLLADPDSYFCEFKGVHIHHKIHDAESQTQSIFQNQTHVSNQINKLCLPMILLHGFGASVFSWKKVMKPLAEATCSKVLAFDRPAFGLTSRVNLSSETGDTKPLNAYSMAFSVLATLHFFDLLKAEKAILVGHSAGALVAVNTYFEAPERVAAIILIAPAIFAPLTTPKIVKENQSKQDNQMKEDNSSIRKNPIVGLYKLLSKITKNIAMAITGMMKQMTDMLNSLYRKLLSTILRSSLAIMLLRMAIDKFGTAAVRNSWYDPNQVSEHVLSGYTKPLRIKDWDKALVEYTAAMILDEESNTKPSLSKRLNEISCPVLIVTGDSDRLVPSWNAERLSKVIPGASLEVIKQCGHLPHEEKVEEFIAIVENFLRMFAGNSNKQYLQPAM; encoded by the exons ATGGGATcaaagaagaaaaggaaagagaTAGCTGGAATAGATCAAGAAGATTTAGTGGATCCAAAGCTTTTAGCTGATCCAGATAGTTATTTTTGTGAGTTCAAAGGAGTGCATATACACCACAAGATACATGATGCTGAATCTCAGACACAAAGCATTTTCCAGAACCAGACTCATGTTTCTAATCAAATCAACAAGCTGTGTTTGCCTATGATTCTGTTACATGGGTTTGGAGCCTCAGTGTTCTCTTGGAAAAAGGTTATGAAGCCTTTGGCTGAGGCTACTTGTTCAAAAGTTTTAGCTTTTGATAGGCCAGCCTTTGGATTGACATCTAGGGTAAACTTATCTTCTGAAACAGGAGACACAAAACCTCTAAATGCATACTCCATGGCATTTTCAGTGCTTGCTACCTTGCACTTCTTTGATTTATTAAAAGCTGAGAAGGCAATTTTAGTAGG GCACTCAGCCGGTGCACTTGTAGCCGTTAATACATATTTTGAAGCTCCTGAGCGGGTTGCTGCTATCATCCTAATCGCCCCAGCAATTTTCGCGCCACTAACTACACCCAAAATTGTTAAAGAGAATCAATCAAAACAAGATAATCAAATGAAAGAAGACAACAGTTCTATCAGAAAAAATCCAATTGTTGGACTTTACAAGTTGTTGTCCAAGATTACCAAGAACATTGCAATGGCAATAACAGGAATGATGAAGCAGATGACAGATATGCTCAACTCTCTGTATAGGAAACTGTTATCAACTATCCTGCGTTCTTCCCTTGCGATAATGCTG TTAAGAATGGCAATTGATAAGTTTGGTACCGCTGCGGTTCGAAATTCATGGTATGACCCAAATCAGGTCTCTGAACATGTTCTTAGTGGTTATACAAAG CCATTGAGGATTAAGGATTGGGATAAGGCACTGGTGGAATACACTGCTGCAATGATTTTGGATGAGGAATCTAATACAAAGCCGTCACTTTCTAAAAGACTTAATGAAATATCTTGTCCTG TTCTGATTGTAACCGGTGATAGTGACCGACTAGTTCCTTCGTGGAATGCTGAGAGACTTTCAAAAGTCATACCAGGAGCATCGCTTGAAGTAATTAAGCAATGTGGCCATTTGCCACATGAAGAAAAAGTGGAGGAGTTTATTGCAATTGTTGAAAACTTTCTAAGGATGTTTGCGGGCAATTCCAACAAACAATATCTACAACCTGCAATGTGA
- the LOC101499394 gene encoding uncharacterized protein isoform X1, translated as MRFETMNCGKLRVTPPTHNPTTFHNSTHLYKRPSPLKFFASWLPNFATHNNPFVASASSVTGSEQLLDMGSKKKRKEIAGIDQEDLVDPKLLADPDSYFCEFKGVHIHHKIHDAESQTQSIFQNQTHVSNQINKLCLPMILLHGFGASVFSWKKVMKPLAEATCSKVLAFDRPAFGLTSRVNLSSETGDTKPLNAYSMAFSVLATLHFFDLLKAEKAILVGHSAGALVAVNTYFEAPERVAAIILIAPAIFAPLTTPKIVKENQSKQDNQMKEDNSSIRKNPIVGLYKLLSKITKNIAMAITGMMKQMTDMLNSLYRKLLSTILRSSLAIMLLRMAIDKFGTAAVRNSWYDPNQVSEHVLSGYTKPLRIKDWDKALVEYTAAMILDEESNTKPSLSKRLNEISCPVLIVTGDSDRLVPSWNAERLSKVIPGASLEVIKQCGHLPHEEKVEEFIAIVENFLRMFAGNSNKQYLQPAM; from the exons ATGCGATTTGAGACGATGAATTGTGGGAAATTGAGGGTCACCCCTCCTACTCATAATCCTACTACCTTCCATAACTCTACACATTTATACAAACGTCCTTCTCCTCTAAAGTTTTTTGCTTCATGGCTTCCAAACTTTGCTACTCATAACAATCCCTTCGTTGCTTCAGCTTCTTCCGTTACTGGTTCAG AGCAGTTGTTGGATATGGGATcaaagaagaaaaggaaagagaTAGCTGGAATAGATCAAGAAGATTTAGTGGATCCAAAGCTTTTAGCTGATCCAGATAGTTATTTTTGTGAGTTCAAAGGAGTGCATATACACCACAAGATACATGATGCTGAATCTCAGACACAAAGCATTTTCCAGAACCAGACTCATGTTTCTAATCAAATCAACAAGCTGTGTTTGCCTATGATTCTGTTACATGGGTTTGGAGCCTCAGTGTTCTCTTGGAAAAAGGTTATGAAGCCTTTGGCTGAGGCTACTTGTTCAAAAGTTTTAGCTTTTGATAGGCCAGCCTTTGGATTGACATCTAGGGTAAACTTATCTTCTGAAACAGGAGACACAAAACCTCTAAATGCATACTCCATGGCATTTTCAGTGCTTGCTACCTTGCACTTCTTTGATTTATTAAAAGCTGAGAAGGCAATTTTAGTAGG GCACTCAGCCGGTGCACTTGTAGCCGTTAATACATATTTTGAAGCTCCTGAGCGGGTTGCTGCTATCATCCTAATCGCCCCAGCAATTTTCGCGCCACTAACTACACCCAAAATTGTTAAAGAGAATCAATCAAAACAAGATAATCAAATGAAAGAAGACAACAGTTCTATCAGAAAAAATCCAATTGTTGGACTTTACAAGTTGTTGTCCAAGATTACCAAGAACATTGCAATGGCAATAACAGGAATGATGAAGCAGATGACAGATATGCTCAACTCTCTGTATAGGAAACTGTTATCAACTATCCTGCGTTCTTCCCTTGCGATAATGCTG TTAAGAATGGCAATTGATAAGTTTGGTACCGCTGCGGTTCGAAATTCATGGTATGACCCAAATCAGGTCTCTGAACATGTTCTTAGTGGTTATACAAAG CCATTGAGGATTAAGGATTGGGATAAGGCACTGGTGGAATACACTGCTGCAATGATTTTGGATGAGGAATCTAATACAAAGCCGTCACTTTCTAAAAGACTTAATGAAATATCTTGTCCTG TTCTGATTGTAACCGGTGATAGTGACCGACTAGTTCCTTCGTGGAATGCTGAGAGACTTTCAAAAGTCATACCAGGAGCATCGCTTGAAGTAATTAAGCAATGTGGCCATTTGCCACATGAAGAAAAAGTGGAGGAGTTTATTGCAATTGTTGAAAACTTTCTAAGGATGTTTGCGGGCAATTCCAACAAACAATATCTACAACCTGCAATGTGA